A window from Kovacikia minuta CCNUW1 encodes these proteins:
- a CDS encoding response regulator: protein MKILMVEDDDLLVTVLTKNLAAQNYVVDVVKDGETGWTYGSTFEYDLMILDVMLPKLDGISLCRRFRAEGYTTPILLLTAQDTSSAKVQGLDAGADDYVVKPFDRAELVARIRALLRRGSSNPLPVLTWGDLFLNPGTCEVTYNGQSLNLTTKEYELLELLLRDSQHVYSSDEILDRLWSSEEFPSEATVRSHIRRLRHKLVTAGAPNDFIATVHGRGYYLKVPTLEVTELTSNSSQDSAPGSTGGGAIAQSFDRTPDSQQQYLAFLNETWTTTQPKSLHQLAVLSQTVKDLKIDRFSLQQQAQAQQIAHKLAGNLGIFGLTKAVHLARQLESWFGTHQSLQPRHATQLEPMVAALQQEVSNTTSIHNPQMTGGRSSLLLIVSSDPNFAQALGMAAANRGLRTAIAATVEAGEIWLNPELVPDPVNKIPDAILFHFPTIPALPSSANSRSTTQAINSLGLLQTFADRYPHLPMLAIGDRGELSDRLEVVQRGAKLFLEQSIPPEQVIATVMQLLGHTETAEAPTKVMIVDDDMDWLRTLPTLLKPWGFKVTTLADPLQFWTVLQAVIPDVLVLDVNMPQIDGYALCQVLRSDPQWQRLPVLFLSVLTDSKSQNQAFAVGADDFLCKPVMGVDLASRILNRLQRMRTLAS from the coding sequence ATGAAAATTTTGATGGTTGAAGACGATGATTTACTCGTCACGGTTCTGACAAAGAACCTGGCGGCACAGAATTATGTGGTCGATGTAGTCAAGGATGGAGAAACGGGATGGACCTATGGTTCCACATTTGAGTACGACTTGATGATCCTGGATGTGATGTTACCGAAGTTGGACGGCATTAGTTTATGTCGGCGGTTTCGAGCCGAAGGATATACAACCCCTATTCTGTTGCTCACAGCTCAGGACACTAGTAGCGCTAAAGTGCAGGGATTGGATGCGGGTGCCGATGATTATGTGGTAAAACCCTTCGATCGGGCAGAGTTGGTCGCCCGGATTCGTGCCTTACTGCGACGGGGAAGTTCTAATCCTTTGCCGGTACTCACCTGGGGCGATTTATTTCTCAACCCCGGCACCTGCGAAGTCACCTACAATGGACAATCCCTCAATCTCACAACTAAAGAATATGAGTTGCTGGAACTTTTACTACGGGATAGCCAGCATGTCTATAGTAGTGACGAAATCCTCGATCGATTGTGGTCTTCGGAGGAATTTCCCTCGGAAGCAACGGTGCGTTCCCATATCCGACGATTACGGCACAAATTGGTAACGGCAGGTGCGCCCAATGATTTTATTGCCACTGTACATGGACGGGGGTATTACCTGAAAGTACCAACACTAGAGGTAACTGAACTGACTTCCAATTCTTCTCAGGACAGTGCTCCTGGCTCTACAGGAGGCGGGGCGATCGCCCAATCGTTCGATCGGACGCCCGACTCCCAGCAACAGTACCTGGCGTTTCTAAATGAAACCTGGACAACAACCCAACCCAAAAGCTTGCATCAATTAGCCGTACTGTCCCAAACCGTGAAGGACTTAAAAATCGATCGCTTTAGTCTTCAACAACAGGCGCAGGCACAGCAGATTGCCCACAAACTGGCAGGCAACCTGGGGATTTTTGGGCTAACGAAGGCGGTGCATTTAGCACGTCAGCTAGAAAGCTGGTTTGGTACCCATCAATCGCTCCAACCACGCCATGCGACTCAATTGGAACCGATGGTGGCTGCACTTCAGCAGGAAGTTTCTAACACCACGTCGATCCATAACCCTCAGATGACGGGGGGGCGTTCATCCCTCCTGCTAATTGTGAGTTCCGACCCTAATTTTGCCCAGGCATTGGGGATGGCAGCCGCAAATCGAGGACTGCGAACTGCGATCGCAGCAACGGTGGAAGCAGGGGAAATCTGGCTGAATCCAGAGTTAGTCCCCGATCCGGTGAACAAAATTCCCGATGCAATTTTGTTCCATTTCCCAACGATTCCGGCGCTCCCCTCTAGCGCCAATAGCCGATCCACAACCCAAGCAATCAATAGCCTGGGGTTATTGCAAACCTTCGCCGACCGATACCCGCATTTACCCATGCTTGCGATCGGCGATCGGGGCGAGTTGAGCGATCGACTGGAGGTGGTTCAGCGCGGCGCAAAACTTTTTCTGGAACAATCGATTCCTCCGGAGCAGGTGATTGCGACTGTCATGCAACTGTTGGGGCATACCGAGACGGCTGAAGCACCCACTAAAGTCATGATTGTCGATGATGATATGGACTGGCTACGCACCCTGCCAACCTTACTTAAACCCTGGGGCTTCAAAGTCACCACCCTTGCCGATCCGCTGCAATTCTGGACTGTTCTGCAAGCGGTCATCCCCGATGTGCTGGTGTTAGATGTTAACATGCCTCAAATTGATGGCTACGCCCTCTGCCAGGTATTGCGTAGTGACCCCCAATGGCAGCGATTACCTGTTCTGTTTCTAAGTGTGCTAACCGATTCCAAATCCCAAAATCAAGCCTTTGCCGTTGGTGCCGATGATTTTCTCTGTAAACCAGTGATGGGAGTTGATCTGGCAAGCCGAATTCTCAATCGCCTGCAACGGATGCGAACCCTGGCAAGTTGA
- the rsmH gene encoding 16S rRNA (cytosine(1402)-N(4))-methyltransferase RsmH yields MAGNRCSLAGVREKIWHYRQRLGQAERLKWFYIVHPPSTLVRLSAHVKAHAEFCLLPFVLPPTTYHLPPDDMSEFFHIPVLGQEVLSGLAVRSPGHYLDATVGGGGHSYLLLSALPDVQITALDQDEQAIAAAQQKLAEFRDRVQFQRVNFAHFNPAAQQFDGILADLGVSSTHFDSPERGFSFRHEAPLDMRMDQRQDLSAAEVINHWDETKLANVFYTYGEERLSRRIAHRIVEQRPFQTTTQLAGAIAASVPKAYRYGRIHPATRVFQALRIVVNQELDVLETFIEKAPNWLKPGGRIAIISFHSLEDRIVKHRLRESPILNVLTKKPILPQEEEIAQNPRARSAKLRIAARQE; encoded by the coding sequence ATGGCAGGTAACCGATGTTCATTGGCTGGTGTCAGGGAGAAAATATGGCACTACCGACAAAGGTTAGGACAAGCTGAACGGTTGAAATGGTTCTATATCGTTCATCCGCCTTCTACCCTCGTTCGGCTGAGCGCTCACGTCAAAGCTCATGCCGAATTCTGTCTTCTGCCTTTTGTCCTACCACCTACCACCTACCACCTACCACCTGATGACATGAGTGAGTTTTTTCACATTCCCGTACTGGGGCAGGAAGTTCTTTCAGGATTAGCCGTGCGCTCCCCCGGTCACTATCTGGATGCAACCGTCGGTGGCGGTGGACATAGCTATTTGCTCCTATCAGCACTGCCCGATGTACAGATCACCGCCCTGGATCAGGATGAACAGGCGATCGCAGCGGCTCAACAAAAACTGGCAGAGTTCCGCGATCGGGTTCAATTTCAGCGGGTAAACTTTGCCCATTTCAATCCGGCTGCACAACAGTTCGATGGAATTCTTGCTGATTTAGGGGTGAGTTCCACCCATTTCGACAGCCCTGAACGGGGCTTCAGCTTCCGCCACGAAGCCCCCTTGGATATGCGTATGGATCAGCGGCAAGACCTGAGTGCTGCCGAGGTGATCAACCACTGGGATGAAACCAAACTGGCAAACGTTTTTTATACCTACGGAGAAGAACGATTGTCGCGCCGGATTGCCCATCGAATTGTGGAGCAACGTCCATTCCAAACCACAACCCAACTGGCAGGCGCGATCGCCGCCAGCGTCCCCAAAGCCTACCGCTATGGCAGAATCCATCCCGCCACTCGTGTCTTTCAAGCCCTCCGGATTGTGGTTAATCAAGAATTAGACGTACTGGAAACCTTTATTGAAAAAGCACCCAATTGGCTTAAACCCGGTGGCAGAATTGCCATTATTAGCTTTCATAGTCTGGAAGATCGGATTGTCAAGCATCGCCTGCGGGAATCCCCCATTTTGAATGTGTTGACCAAAAAACCGATATTACCTCAAGAAGAAGAAATTGCTCAAAATCCGAGGGCGCGATCGGCAAAACTCAGAATTGCAGCTCGACAGGAATGA
- the glnA gene encoding type I glutamate--ammonia ligase, which translates to MTTPQEILEKIKSEKIKMIDLKFIDTPGIWQHLTLYYDMIDEDSFTDGVAFDGSSIRGWKAINDSDMAMLPDPDTAWIDPFMEEPTLSMICSIIEPRTGEPYSRDPRSIAQKAVNYLKSTGIGDTVYFGPEAEFFIFDDVRFDQTQNSGYYYVDSVEGRWNSGREEAGGNLGYKPRYKEGYFPVAPTDTLQDIRTEMLLTMAACGVPIEKHHHEVATGGQCELGFRFAELVKAADYLLTYKYCIKNVAKKYGKTVTFMPKPLFNDNGTGMHCHQSIWKDGQPTFFGDGYASLSKTALNYIGGLLKHAPALLAFTNPTTNSYKRLVPGFEAPVNLAYSQGNRSASIRIPLSGGNPKAKRLEFRCPDASCNPYLAFAAMLCAGIDGIKNEIDPGEPLDVDIYDLSPEELAKVPSTPGSLMDALKNLENDHEFLTAGGVFTEDFINTWISYKLDNEVIPVSIRPHPYEFALYYDV; encoded by the coding sequence ATGACAACCCCGCAAGAGATCCTGGAAAAGATCAAAAGCGAAAAGATTAAGATGATTGACCTCAAGTTCATCGATACGCCAGGGATCTGGCAGCACTTGACGTTGTATTACGACATGATCGATGAAGACAGCTTTACGGATGGTGTCGCCTTTGATGGATCGAGCATCCGGGGTTGGAAAGCCATCAACGACTCGGACATGGCGATGCTTCCTGATCCCGATACTGCGTGGATCGACCCTTTCATGGAAGAGCCGACTCTGAGCATGATTTGCAGCATTATTGAGCCGCGCACCGGGGAACCCTACAGCCGTGATCCCCGTTCCATTGCTCAGAAAGCTGTTAATTATTTGAAGTCAACGGGCATTGGTGACACGGTTTATTTTGGTCCTGAAGCAGAATTCTTTATTTTTGACGATGTTCGCTTTGATCAGACTCAGAATTCGGGCTACTACTACGTAGACAGCGTTGAAGGTCGCTGGAATTCTGGGCGCGAAGAGGCAGGCGGCAACCTGGGCTATAAGCCCCGTTATAAGGAAGGCTACTTCCCCGTTGCACCCACCGATACCCTGCAAGATATTCGGACAGAAATGCTGCTGACAATGGCAGCTTGTGGCGTCCCGATCGAAAAGCATCACCATGAAGTGGCAACAGGTGGGCAATGCGAGCTGGGCTTCCGGTTTGCTGAACTGGTTAAGGCTGCTGACTACCTGCTGACCTACAAGTACTGCATCAAAAACGTTGCCAAGAAGTATGGCAAAACCGTGACCTTCATGCCCAAGCCCCTGTTTAACGACAATGGCACCGGCATGCACTGTCACCAATCCATTTGGAAGGATGGGCAACCCACCTTCTTTGGTGATGGTTATGCCAGCCTGAGCAAGACAGCCTTGAATTACATCGGTGGTCTGCTGAAGCATGCTCCCGCTTTGTTGGCGTTCACGAACCCAACCACTAACTCTTACAAGCGGCTGGTTCCCGGTTTTGAAGCGCCTGTGAACCTGGCCTACTCCCAGGGTAACCGTTCTGCTTCAATCCGGATTCCGCTTTCGGGGGGAAATCCCAAGGCGAAGCGGTTGGAATTCCGTTGCCCAGATGCATCCTGTAATCCCTATCTGGCTTTTGCAGCGATGTTGTGTGCTGGAATTGATGGGATCAAGAATGAAATCGATCCGGGTGAACCACTGGATGTGGATATCTATGACCTCAGCCCTGAGGAATTGGCGAAGGTTCCTTCTACCCCTGGTTCTCTAATGGATGCCTTGAAGAACCTGGAAAATGATCACGAGTTCTTAACCGCTGGGGGTGTGTTTACGGAAGACTTTATCAACACCTGGATCAGCTACAAGCTGGACAATGAGGTGATTCCGGTTAGCATCCGTCCTCACCCCTATGAGTTTGCTCTTTACTATGATGTCTAG
- the apcB gene encoding allophycocyanin subunit beta, whose product MRDAVTSLIRNYDITGRYLDRNAIDSLKSYFDTGLARIQTAAVINANAADIVKRAGLQLFEELPELIRPGGNAYTTRRYAACLRDMDYYLRYASYALVAGDTDVLDERVLEGLRETYNSLGVPSGPTVRGIQIMKEVVKELATEAGVSNVSFLDQPFDYMTRELGEKDL is encoded by the coding sequence ATGCGGGATGCGGTGACAAGCCTGATTAGAAACTACGACATCACGGGTCGGTATCTGGATCGGAATGCAATCGATAGCCTGAAATCCTATTTCGATACAGGTTTAGCACGAATCCAAACTGCCGCTGTAATCAATGCGAACGCTGCTGATATTGTTAAGCGTGCCGGTTTGCAGCTATTTGAAGAACTCCCTGAGCTAATTCGTCCAGGTGGCAATGCTTATACGACTCGTCGTTATGCGGCTTGCCTGAGGGATATGGATTATTACCTGAGATATGCCAGCTATGCCCTTGTTGCTGGAGATACTGATGTGCTTGATGAACGGGTTTTGGAAGGGTTGCGCGAAACCTACAACTCCCTTGGTGTGCCAAGTGGTCCCACGGTTCGTGGCATCCAAATCATGAAAGAAGTGGTTAAAGAGCTTGCCACAGAAGCTGGAGTTAGCAATGTATCGTTTTTAGACCAGCCTTTTGACTACATGACCCGTGAATTGGGTGAGAAGGATCTTTAA
- a CDS encoding histidine kinase, whose amino-acid sequence MAYPCHIIVAGNPAIIYASRGGTPDKILPVLEKFLEKFWQERDVSGEFSDTPECLVAQITVRFGFEICEDDFSNLRVGIRYSPDAEYLYLISDERKIRVWVPENAYRKNPELGLEGCRPWEGGD is encoded by the coding sequence ATGGCTTATCCCTGTCACATTATCGTTGCGGGTAATCCTGCAATTATCTATGCCAGCAGAGGCGGCACCCCTGACAAAATTCTGCCAGTTCTGGAAAAATTTCTGGAAAAATTTTGGCAAGAAAGAGACGTATCGGGAGAATTTAGTGATACCCCTGAATGCCTTGTCGCCCAGATTACGGTTCGGTTTGGGTTTGAGATCTGTGAGGATGATTTTTCAAATCTGCGCGTTGGTATCCGGTACAGCCCCGATGCCGAATATCTCTATTTGATATCTGATGAACGAAAGATCCGGGTGTGGGTTCCAGAGAATGCCTATCGCAAGAATCCGGAGCTTGGGTTAGAAGGGTGCCGACCCTGGGAGGGAGGAGATTGA
- a CDS encoding globin family protein, giving the protein MQDKVTSVLSNFDLIGQPFNRDAIDTLNDFLDSGTARVQAASIISSNAAAIVKQAAAQLFEEQPELLRPGGNAYTTRRHAMYLRDMGYFLRYCSYALVAGDNSVLDDRLLAGLKEMFNSLVIPLGPTARSIQLMKNLVKEKLAAAGIKNTGFFVDEPFDYVIRELSETDV; this is encoded by the coding sequence ATGCAGGATAAGGTAACGAGTGTATTGAGTAATTTCGATTTAATTGGTCAACCTTTCAATCGAGATGCGATCGATACATTGAATGACTTTTTAGATAGTGGTACAGCACGGGTGCAGGCAGCTTCCATCATTAGTTCCAATGCAGCCGCAATCGTTAAACAGGCAGCCGCCCAATTGTTTGAGGAACAACCTGAATTACTCAGACCGGGCGGAAATGCCTACACAACTCGTCGCCACGCCATGTACCTGCGGGACATGGGCTATTTCCTGCGTTATTGCAGTTATGCCCTGGTCGCTGGAGATAACAGTGTGCTAGACGATCGCCTGCTGGCCGGGCTGAAGGAAATGTTCAATTCCCTGGTCATCCCTTTGGGGCCAACCGCTCGCAGCATTCAACTGATGAAGAACCTGGTTAAAGAGAAACTCGCAGCAGCCGGAATTAAAAATACTGGCTTCTTTGTAGATGAGCCATTTGACTATGTAATTCGCGAATTAAGCGAAACAGACGTTTAG
- a CDS encoding AAA family ATPase has protein sequence MSDLFKGFEQLLELAKTLEEKAEKGELKTDIQVNARSLSSIPRQGNIPGGIGVSRVRPHPGGGAERQGSTATNSTDLDPIVTPPPAGEEISASLKDVGGLAEVLQELKELVEIPLKRPELLAKLGLEPPRGVLLVGPPGTGKTLTARGLAEELGVNYIAIVGPEVMGKYYGEAEGRLRGIFEKATKAAPCIVFIDEIDSLAPDRSKVEGEVEKRLVAQLLGLMDGFAKTTGVIVLAATNRPDHLDPALRRPGRFDREVHFRVPDRNGRLEILTILTRAMPLDGSVDLNTIADLSVGMVGADLKAICQKAAYTALRRQVPSLQEPLPDGMSVNREDFLQALKQIKPSVLRSVEVESPNIPWDQIGGLEEIKRTLQESVEGALLYPELYQRTGAKAPRGILLWGPPGTGKTLLAKAVASQARANFIAVNGPELLSRWVGAAEQEVRELFAKARQAAPCVVFIDEIDTLVPVRGQFQGDSGVSDRVVGQLLTELDGLQECLNVLLIGATNRPDALDPALRRAGRLDLQLKVDLPDLHSRLAILQVHNSDRPLAQIDLADWATQTEGWNGADLALLSNQAALEAIRRHRAQGITDPTTIQISTDDFTAAYQLLSTQRLTSHL, from the coding sequence ATGAGTGATTTATTTAAGGGGTTTGAGCAACTGCTGGAACTTGCCAAAACCCTGGAAGAAAAGGCAGAGAAGGGGGAATTGAAGACTGATATTCAGGTGAATGCCCGAAGTTTGAGTAGTATTCCTCGTCAAGGCAATATTCCGGGTGGTATTGGTGTCAGTCGGGTTCGTCCTCATCCAGGTGGTGGAGCCGAGAGGCAGGGGAGCACCGCAACAAATTCTACCGATCTCGACCCGATCGTGACGCCGCCACCTGCTGGAGAAGAAATCTCGGCATCCCTCAAGGATGTGGGCGGGTTGGCAGAGGTTTTGCAAGAACTGAAAGAATTGGTAGAAATTCCCCTCAAACGCCCAGAACTTCTGGCAAAACTAGGCCTAGAACCACCACGGGGCGTGCTGCTTGTGGGACCACCTGGCACCGGAAAAACCCTCACTGCCCGTGGACTGGCGGAAGAATTGGGGGTCAACTACATTGCAATTGTGGGCCCAGAGGTAATGGGCAAATATTATGGGGAAGCAGAAGGACGGCTGAGAGGCATTTTTGAGAAAGCCACTAAAGCTGCTCCCTGTATTGTCTTTATTGATGAAATCGATAGCCTCGCGCCCGATCGCAGCAAGGTCGAAGGCGAAGTCGAAAAACGTCTGGTGGCACAACTCCTGGGGTTAATGGATGGCTTTGCTAAGACCACAGGGGTAATTGTGCTGGCGGCTACCAACCGTCCCGATCATCTTGATCCCGCCCTGCGCCGCCCCGGTCGGTTTGATCGCGAAGTTCACTTCCGCGTTCCCGATCGTAATGGACGATTGGAAATTCTTACAATTCTGACCCGTGCCATGCCGTTAGATGGGTCTGTAGATCTGAACACGATCGCCGATCTTTCGGTGGGAATGGTCGGCGCAGACCTCAAAGCAATTTGCCAGAAAGCCGCTTACACTGCCCTGCGTCGCCAGGTTCCTTCCCTTCAGGAACCGTTGCCGGATGGGATGAGTGTCAACCGAGAAGACTTTTTGCAGGCACTCAAGCAAATCAAACCATCCGTCCTACGCTCCGTCGAAGTGGAATCTCCCAATATCCCGTGGGATCAAATTGGTGGACTGGAGGAAATTAAACGGACCCTGCAAGAATCAGTTGAAGGTGCCCTGCTGTATCCGGAACTCTACCAGCGTACTGGTGCCAAAGCACCCCGTGGCATCCTGCTGTGGGGGCCGCCTGGTACAGGAAAAACCTTACTGGCAAAAGCAGTTGCCTCCCAAGCCAGGGCAAATTTTATTGCGGTAAATGGTCCCGAACTCCTGAGCCGTTGGGTTGGTGCCGCTGAACAGGAAGTTAGAGAGTTGTTTGCCAAAGCCCGACAGGCGGCGCCCTGTGTTGTCTTTATTGATGAGATCGATACGCTGGTTCCAGTACGGGGGCAGTTTCAAGGGGATTCCGGGGTGAGCGATCGCGTCGTTGGGCAACTCCTGACTGAATTGGACGGTCTCCAGGAATGCCTCAATGTTTTACTCATCGGTGCCACCAATCGCCCAGATGCACTCGATCCCGCACTCCGGCGTGCTGGCCGACTTGACCTTCAGCTAAAAGTAGATTTGCCAGATCTCCACAGCCGTCTTGCCATCTTGCAGGTTCATAACAGCGATCGACCTCTGGCCCAGATTGATCTGGCAGACTGGGCAACTCAAACCGAAGGCTGGAATGGGGCAGATCTGGCTCTGTTAAGTAACCAGGCAGCCCTGGAAGCCATTCGTCGCCATCGTGCTCAGGGAATCACCGATCCCACCACAATCCAGATTTCTACGGATGACTTCACAGCTGCCTACCAACTACTGTCAACTCAACGCCTCACCTCACACCTATGA